The Thermoplasmata archaeon genome has a segment encoding these proteins:
- a CDS encoding glutaredoxin domain-containing protein, whose amino-acid sequence MKVELFYSPTCPDCPPAKRIFRKLLSEHPEIEYFEINVKENRKRAEEVGITHVPTILFDGKIVFVEHVTEEEAKRELEKRLKVPE is encoded by the coding sequence ATGAAGGTGGAACTTTTTTATTCACCCACCTGCCCTGATTGTCCCCCTGCAAAAAGAATTTTCAGGAAGCTGCTATCAGAGCATCCTGAGATAGAATACTTTGAAATTAATGTGAAGGAAAACAGAAAAAGGGCAGAGGAAGTGGGGATTACGCATGTGCCCACAATTCTCTTTGATGGCAAGATTGTATTTGTGGAGCATGTCACGGAAGAAGAGGCAAAGAGGGAGCTAGAAAAGAGATTAAAGGTACCAGAATAA
- a CDS encoding thiamine-phosphate synthase family protein, with protein MEPIRKVLCISSLDTSGFSGIGADINSISSTGVQPLPVVVNYAIETTEAVVDVIPVAAETVEKAVKVGLSEQPSSVKLGMLGQNTEIVANLLPPNLPIIADPVFLSTSGHLFATKQEIECFAKKIAPKALLITPNVAEAELLLGVKIRTEDDARIACLELHKKLGSGVLLKGGHLNATDFLAWKGELHVFRAEKKDKALRGTGCMLSSLIAANLAKGYDLVDTVRKSKEMMTMLIEHAEFAGRKYWLNPAGLLSKDAERWQTYISLSERLPEFLSVLKNEYIPEVGINIGFALPEARTKQDVCAIDGRIVKTTEGPRVRRSVKFGAGDHVPRIILTLMKFDKEKRCAMNLRYAPETVAKAKHLGFVVSSFSRSTGEPGQGTMEWGTEMAVKNAGRVPDLIYDTGDVGKEPMIRLIAENPEKLLEKVRKLVG; from the coding sequence ATGGAACCAATAAGAAAAGTGCTCTGCATTTCCTCATTGGATACCTCGGGATTTTCGGGAATTGGAGCTGATATTAATTCAATTTCATCCACTGGTGTGCAGCCCTTGCCCGTAGTCGTGAACTACGCAATCGAAACCACAGAGGCAGTAGTGGATGTGATTCCTGTAGCTGCAGAGACGGTTGAAAAGGCAGTTAAGGTCGGGTTAAGTGAGCAGCCATCCTCTGTAAAACTCGGGATGCTCGGGCAAAACACTGAGATTGTAGCAAATTTACTGCCTCCAAACCTGCCTATTATTGCAGACCCTGTGTTCCTCTCTACTTCTGGCCATCTTTTTGCGACAAAACAAGAAATTGAGTGCTTTGCAAAAAAGATTGCACCGAAGGCATTGCTCATCACCCCTAATGTAGCAGAGGCAGAGCTTTTGCTGGGTGTAAAGATAAGGACTGAGGATGATGCGAGAATTGCTTGTCTTGAACTGCACAAAAAACTTGGTTCTGGGGTTTTGCTCAAAGGCGGGCATCTGAACGCAACTGACTTTCTTGCATGGAAGGGAGAACTCCATGTATTCAGGGCAGAGAAAAAAGATAAAGCACTTAGAGGCACAGGTTGTATGCTCTCTAGCTTGATTGCAGCAAATTTAGCAAAGGGCTATGATTTGGTTGACACTGTAAGAAAAAGCAAGGAAATGATGACAATGCTCATTGAACATGCAGAATTTGCAGGTAGAAAGTACTGGCTGAATCCTGCAGGGCTGTTAAGCAAAGATGCGGAGAGATGGCAGACCTATATCTCACTCTCTGAAAGACTTCCAGAGTTTCTGAGTGTGTTGAAGAACGAATACATTCCAGAGGTCGGCATAAACATTGGTTTTGCCCTGCCAGAGGCAAGGACAAAGCAGGATGTGTGTGCAATTGACGGGAGAATTGTGAAAACCACTGAGGGCCCGAGGGTTCGCAGGAGCGTGAAATTTGGTGCTGGAGACCATGTGCCCCGCATAATTCTCACCTTGATGAAGTTTGATAAAGAAAAAAGATGTGCAATGAATCTGCGGTATGCTCCTGAGACCGTTGCAAAGGCAAAACATCTTGGTTTTGTTGTGAGCAGTTTTTCCAGAAGTACTGGAGAGCCGGGACAAGGCACAATGGAATGGGGCACTGAGATGGCTGTGAAAAATGCAGGCAGAGTGCCTGACTTGATTTACGATACTGGAGATGTGGGTAAGGAGCCGATGATACGCTTGATTGCTGAGAACCCAGAAAAGTTGCTTGAAAAAGTGAGAAAACTGGTGGGCTGA
- a CDS encoding tRNA (guanine(10)-N(2))-dimethyltransferase: MRGLYLEEITEGNTVCLVPAYQRVKGPGSSKMPVFYNPNMEFARDVTISLLSGLLDKRRKLKVLDGMAATGIRGIRIKNEVSKRFEVTLNDINPLAVKLIKKNLELNKLEAEVENKNLNEILATSAYDYIDVDPFGSPVEYLDLAFQSIKRRGIIGVSTTDTSVLCGTAPKVCVRRYMAKSRNNYMCHEIGLRIFLGYVARTAAKFDRAIKPLVCFYADHYFRTFVQVENGAGRADACLANMGYLSVNEKTGEVRTLLSPEREALGPLWLGNLFDNDALRKMVVRENFNTSRRFNRMLEIWSEECAAEPFFYDTNELGKIFHLSPPPLEKLISALRMLGYRTVRTHISPNGFRTNATISHIKSIYEMLNMK; this comes from the coding sequence GTGAGAGGACTCTATCTTGAAGAAATTACTGAAGGAAACACTGTATGCCTTGTCCCTGCATACCAGAGAGTGAAAGGTCCTGGAAGTTCAAAGATGCCAGTGTTCTACAATCCCAACATGGAATTTGCGAGGGATGTGACCATTAGTTTGCTTTCCGGATTGCTGGACAAAAGAAGGAAGCTAAAAGTTCTCGATGGAATGGCTGCTACGGGAATTAGAGGGATAAGAATAAAAAACGAGGTTTCAAAGCGCTTTGAGGTGACACTCAACGACATAAATCCGCTTGCAGTTAAATTGATAAAAAAGAATTTGGAGCTGAATAAATTGGAGGCCGAGGTTGAAAATAAAAATCTAAACGAAATTCTTGCAACCAGTGCTTATGATTATATTGATGTGGACCCTTTTGGTAGTCCAGTGGAATACCTTGACCTTGCCTTTCAGAGCATAAAGAGGCGTGGAATTATTGGCGTTTCTACAACAGATACTTCTGTGCTCTGCGGCACAGCCCCGAAAGTGTGCGTGAGAAGATATATGGCTAAGAGCAGAAATAATTACATGTGCCATGAAATCGGTCTCAGAATTTTTCTGGGTTATGTGGCAAGAACAGCTGCAAAATTCGACAGAGCAATTAAACCGCTTGTGTGCTTCTATGCAGACCATTACTTCCGTACCTTTGTTCAAGTGGAAAATGGTGCTGGGAGAGCTGATGCGTGTCTTGCGAATATGGGCTACCTCTCTGTTAATGAAAAAACAGGCGAGGTAAGAACTTTGCTATCACCTGAACGGGAGGCACTCGGACCACTCTGGCTTGGAAACTTGTTTGATAATGATGCCCTGAGAAAAATGGTTGTCAGAGAAAATTTTAACACCTCGAGACGATTCAATAGAATGCTGGAAATCTGGAGTGAAGAATGCGCGGCAGAGCCATTTTTCTATGATACTAACGAACTTGGCAAAATTTTTCATCTTTCACCACCACCTCTTGAGAAACTGATTTCAGCACTTAGAATGCTCGGCTACAGAACTGTGCGAACCCACATTTCCCCAAATGGGTTTAGAACGAATGCTACAATTAGCCACATCAAAAGCATTTATGAAATGCTGAATATGAAATAA
- a CDS encoding acylphosphatase, producing the protein MKVRKRLVLDGEVQGVGLKTYAKMLALKMKLKGCARNLEDGTVEIYIEGEQEKIEKFKAILQSEQTRSFGIIVESIIEFDEGSEGFGTPPEYKGFKIIYDYKVEPAMEELLENIKMIVLGRQELKAEIRRWQQNAG; encoded by the coding sequence ATGAAAGTGCGGAAAAGGCTTGTTCTGGATGGCGAGGTTCAGGGTGTTGGTTTAAAGACATATGCAAAAATGCTAGCACTCAAAATGAAATTAAAAGGTTGTGCCCGCAACCTTGAGGATGGAACTGTGGAGATTTACATAGAGGGGGAGCAGGAGAAGATCGAGAAATTTAAGGCAATTCTGCAATCAGAGCAAACCAGGAGCTTTGGGATAATTGTAGAAAGCATCATAGAGTTTGATGAAGGTTCTGAGGGCTTTGGCACACCACCAGAGTATAAGGGTTTCAAAATAATTTATGATTACAAAGTGGAGCCTGCAATGGAGGAATTGCTTGAAAACATTAAGATGATTGTGCTCGGGAGACAGGAATTGAAAGCAGAAATTAGACGCTGGCAACAAAATGCTGGCTGA
- a CDS encoding endonuclease V: MLKIPDLYKECYSLVRQIPVGKVSTYGMVAKALGDEICARAVGQMMSENPYSFLRRDVDAEMRVPCHRVVYADGKIGGFTSAGGIQDKVSLLESEGVKIENGRVTDFEQRVFCEFVGDEPLKKLREEQEHLAKKIWLDDDFTLKDFGVLDVAYKGRKGFCAMAVFDASGKPTATFRATTEINFPYIPTYLAYRELPLILKVLEYYRPSLLLIDGNGILHPRKMGIATHAGIVAEIPTIGAAKSLLRGELQGEKIFLNRELVGYRCGKYYVSPGHRVSIESARKIAEKYLDLIPVAHREANRSATIK, from the coding sequence ATGCTGAAGATTCCTGACCTTTATAAGGAATGTTATTCGCTTGTGCGACAAATTCCAGTTGGAAAGGTATCAACGTACGGTATGGTGGCAAAAGCTCTGGGAGATGAGATTTGTGCAAGGGCAGTGGGGCAGATGATGAGTGAGAACCCGTACTCATTTTTACGCAGGGATGTGGATGCAGAAATGCGGGTGCCCTGCCATCGTGTGGTCTATGCGGATGGAAAAATTGGCGGTTTCACTTCTGCTGGTGGTATACAAGACAAAGTTTCGTTGCTTGAAAGTGAGGGAGTTAAAATAGAAAATGGTAGGGTTACGGATTTTGAGCAAAGGGTTTTTTGCGAGTTTGTGGGCGATGAACCTCTGAAAAAACTGAGAGAGGAGCAAGAACACCTTGCGAAAAAAATCTGGCTTGATGATGATTTCACACTCAAGGATTTTGGCGTCTTGGATGTGGCATATAAAGGCAGAAAGGGTTTTTGTGCGATGGCTGTATTTGACGCCAGCGGTAAACCGACTGCCACCTTCAGGGCTACAACAGAAATTAACTTCCCTTACATTCCCACCTACCTTGCCTACAGGGAACTGCCTTTAATTTTGAAGGTGCTGGAATACTACAGGCCTTCTTTGCTATTGATAGATGGGAATGGGATTTTGCATCCAAGAAAAATGGGAATTGCCACACATGCTGGAATTGTGGCCGAGATTCCAACAATAGGTGCTGCAAAATCGTTGCTTCGTGGTGAGTTGCAAGGCGAGAAAATTTTTCTCAACAGAGAGCTTGTTGGCTACAGATGCGGTAAGTACTATGTTTCGCCTGGCCATAGAGTGAGCATTGAAAGTGCAAGAAAGATTGCGGAAAAATACCTAGATTTGATTCCTGTTGCCCATAGGGAAGCAAATAGGAGTGCAACCATCAAATAA
- the eno gene encoding phosphopyruvate hydratase gives MSEIEDIKIRKILDSRGNPTVEVEIFTFDGGYGRSAAPSGASTGKHEVCAYPAKGVDFAIEQFRKKYIPKLLGMEATAQEELDEMLHALDGTDNFSNMGGNVATATSLANAFAAASEYGMPLYRYLGGTFARTLPLPFGNVLNGGKHAVGSTDIQEYLVVSQGEKFSDSVFANAMVHKKVKEKISKKYPDVALGKGDECGWVAKLGNIEALEILVEACNDVRDALKIEVHPALDLAASEFYEKGKYHYKEQTLDQEGQIDFVAKLVEKYELYSVEDPLDEEDYEGYVKLTERIGDKCLIIGDDIYVTNYERIEKGINMGAANAVLIKVNQIGTLTDALDAVSLAHDNGYSTVISHRSGETTDAAIAHLSVAFGCLGIKTGVVGGERIAKLNELIRIEEELYGV, from the coding sequence ATGAGCGAAATCGAAGACATAAAAATTCGAAAAATTCTGGACAGCAGAGGAAATCCGACAGTTGAGGTAGAAATCTTCACATTTGATGGTGGTTATGGTAGGAGTGCAGCTCCGAGTGGTGCTAGCACGGGGAAGCACGAGGTTTGTGCCTATCCCGCAAAAGGTGTTGATTTTGCAATCGAACAGTTCAGAAAAAAATACATTCCCAAGCTTCTGGGAATGGAGGCAACAGCTCAGGAAGAACTAGATGAAATGCTCCATGCATTGGATGGTACAGATAACTTCTCAAACATGGGAGGAAATGTGGCAACTGCAACCTCTCTGGCCAATGCATTTGCTGCCGCTTCAGAATATGGGATGCCACTCTACCGCTATTTGGGCGGCACCTTTGCCAGAACTTTGCCTTTACCATTTGGAAATGTCCTTAATGGAGGTAAACATGCAGTTGGTTCTACAGATATCCAAGAGTATCTTGTCGTCTCTCAGGGAGAGAAATTCTCTGATTCAGTGTTTGCAAACGCAATGGTGCACAAGAAAGTTAAAGAGAAAATTTCAAAGAAATATCCTGATGTTGCCCTTGGTAAGGGTGATGAATGCGGCTGGGTCGCAAAATTAGGGAATATAGAAGCACTGGAAATTTTAGTTGAAGCATGCAATGATGTGAGGGATGCTCTGAAAATTGAAGTGCATCCTGCACTTGACTTGGCAGCATCTGAATTCTATGAAAAAGGAAAGTATCACTATAAGGAGCAAACTCTAGACCAGGAAGGACAGATTGACTTTGTCGCAAAGCTTGTGGAGAAATACGAACTTTATTCTGTGGAAGACCCACTAGACGAGGAAGATTACGAGGGCTATGTAAAATTGACAGAGCGAATAGGGGACAAGTGCCTGATCATCGGTGATGACATTTATGTTACCAACTACGAGAGAATCGAAAAAGGAATAAATATGGGTGCCGCAAATGCAGTGCTAATCAAGGTAAACCAGATAGGCACTCTCACCGATGCACTGGATGCTGTCTCACTTGCCCATGACAATGGGTACTCAACTGTTATCTCGCACAGAAGCGGAGAGACCACAGATGCAGCTATTGCGCATCTGTCAGTTGCTTTTGGGTGCCTGGGTATAAAGACAGGTGTTGTAGGTGGAGAACGAATTGCAAAGCTCAATGAACTTATCAGAATAGAGGAAGAACTCTATGGGGTGTAA
- a CDS encoding glycosyltransferase yields MRIAMFTETYPPTTDGVATYVASLKKTLEKLGNEVIVFTASQGGAEKGVHRHRSVTVPFYRQYKMAVFPYYHAFTMLKKFRPDVVHIHTPFAVGSAGFLAARALRVPTVGSFHTNIKDMSKSVKSFLANRAFVAMGWRYSLGIYWRCNALTVPSRVVRDFIHGSAIKPFKTNIRVVWTLPDLEKLTGKIGSFDARKELGLKDSFVVTFLSRLTKDKGIYTFLECAERCRDAVFLIGGTGPEEKNVKDYIARKKLTNVRFLGFVEEEKKPGLLAATDVFVLPSFADTFGIVLIEAMACGAVAVGTDAGGITEFLKHRENGMVFHAGDAEQLASVVRELQKDAGLRERLKENGRKFAMEQGCIERSAREMLKIYEEVIAAGWKKYV; encoded by the coding sequence ATGCGAATTGCAATGTTCACAGAGACCTATCCACCCACAACAGATGGAGTTGCCACCTATGTGGCTTCGCTCAAAAAAACACTGGAAAAACTTGGAAATGAAGTAATTGTGTTCACAGCAAGTCAAGGAGGGGCTGAGAAAGGGGTGCACAGGCATCGCTCAGTGACAGTGCCCTTCTATCGCCAGTATAAAATGGCTGTTTTTCCCTACTATCATGCTTTTACTATGCTGAAAAAATTCAGGCCAGATGTTGTCCATATTCATACCCCATTTGCGGTTGGCTCTGCAGGATTTCTGGCGGCAAGGGCTCTGAGGGTGCCGACAGTGGGAAGCTTTCACACAAACATAAAGGACATGAGCAAGAGCGTGAAAAGTTTCCTTGCAAACAGGGCTTTTGTGGCAATGGGCTGGCGATACTCGTTAGGGATTTACTGGCGTTGCAATGCTCTTACCGTGCCGAGCAGGGTTGTGAGGGATTTCATTCATGGCTCTGCAATCAAGCCATTCAAGACGAATATTCGTGTAGTGTGGACATTGCCAGATTTGGAAAAACTTACTGGCAAGATTGGTAGTTTTGATGCTCGGAAAGAGTTGGGACTGAAGGACAGTTTTGTGGTCACATTTTTGAGCCGTTTAACCAAGGACAAGGGAATTTACACATTCCTTGAGTGCGCAGAGCGGTGCAGAGATGCGGTGTTTCTTATTGGTGGCACAGGGCCTGAGGAAAAGAATGTGAAAGATTATATAGCCAGAAAAAAACTTACAAATGTGAGATTTCTGGGTTTTGTGGAGGAGGAAAAAAAGCCAGGCCTACTTGCAGCAACCGATGTTTTTGTTTTGCCATCATTTGCTGACACTTTTGGAATCGTGCTCATTGAGGCAATGGCCTGCGGTGCTGTGGCTGTAGGCACGGATGCGGGTGGCATAACCGAATTCTTGAAGCATCGAGAGAATGGAATGGTGTTTCATGCAGGTGATGCAGAGCAACTTGCAAGTGTTGTAAGAGAACTGCAGAAAGATGCTGGCTTAAGGGAGAGATTGAAGGAGAATGGCAGAAAATTTGCGATGGAGCAGGGGTGCATTGAAAGAAGTGCAAGGGAAATGCTGAAAATCTACGAGGAAGTTATTGCAGCTGGCTGGAAAAAGTATGTTTAG
- a CDS encoding NTPase, with the protein MQNLKIGITGLPGAGKTSTLLKLIESLENEGLVVGGMITEPILEKNKRIGFYIVNWLTKERQIFAHIKKESKIKVGRYGVDITVLQTLGVESLKMALEKADVIVIDEIGKMEVESSKEFIDIVKEILDSEKPVIITLHKKSRNPLLQDIRRRDDIRILEVTPINKNFLPFRIMKLLKGETL; encoded by the coding sequence ATGCAGAATCTAAAGATTGGAATTACAGGGCTCCCAGGCGCTGGTAAGACATCCACTCTTCTGAAGTTGATTGAGAGCCTTGAAAATGAGGGATTGGTTGTTGGGGGTATGATTACTGAACCAATCCTCGAGAAAAATAAAAGAATCGGATTTTACATCGTGAATTGGCTTACCAAAGAGCGTCAAATTTTTGCTCACATAAAAAAAGAGTCCAAGATAAAAGTGGGAAGGTATGGTGTGGACATCACCGTGCTTCAGACACTCGGTGTTGAGTCCCTTAAAATGGCGTTGGAAAAGGCAGATGTGATTGTAATTGATGAGATTGGAAAAATGGAGGTCGAGAGCAGCAAGGAGTTTATTGATATTGTGAAAGAGATTTTGGATTCTGAAAAGCCAGTGATAATTACATTACACAAAAAATCTAGAAATCCCTTACTTCAGGATATACGAAGGAGAGACGATATAAGGATTCTGGAGGTTACGCCAATCAACAAAAATTTTCTACCATTCAGAATAATGAAGTTATTGAAGGGAGAGACATTGTGA
- a CDS encoding zinc ribbon domain-containing protein, whose product MATFKCPVCESDVDENALKCPVCGLEFKQEEKKDITGLAELEELEQLVEGEAPKEDVTPAESDEAVAEMESLISDEKAQIENIDAVESIVDEELGEEKYAGDEAVCPVCYGTVSAFAERCEHCGAEFAPESRCGFCGEIVESDAIFCPACGHSLIEDESICPKCGEIVGISETKCPRCGTEFATDSFRCTNCGTAVTLKDIVCPNCGTMLKEGVKLKAEIMAQPQITLPAGATPVAVAAAPVAVSATPVPTETVIKIESVKIGSPLEREEPMDVISAGTPAATAAVSQAAQSAPAQAAQPVDRALLAAFKQEMKIQRELYPFTAIVGQEDMKLALILNAIDPEIGGVLIQGQKGTGKSISVRGLAELLPEIEVISGCLYSCDPKDKEKWCWECKEKYGKGDVEIPVSKRPIKVVELPLNATEDRVVGTIDIEKILTQGLKAFEPGILAEANRGILYIDEINLLDDYIVDVLLDAAAMGVVTVEREAVSVSYPGKFIIVGSMNPEEGALRPQLLDRIALQVKVKGVEDIFGRMEIVKRREEFNANPAAFREKYKSQQEELRKKIERAREILKDVSITIEQLELIAKISLSFGVDGHRADIIIERTAKALAAWNGRLKVELEDILKAAEFALPHRMRKRPFEEEEFSVEKLRRVVEELR is encoded by the coding sequence ATGGCAACTTTTAAATGTCCTGTATGTGAAAGTGATGTAGACGAAAATGCCTTGAAATGCCCTGTTTGTGGGCTAGAGTTTAAGCAGGAGGAAAAGAAGGATATCACAGGACTTGCAGAGTTGGAGGAACTTGAGCAATTGGTGGAGGGGGAAGCACCAAAGGAAGATGTGACACCTGCAGAGAGTGATGAAGCAGTGGCGGAAATGGAATCGTTGATAAGCGATGAAAAAGCCCAGATTGAGAACATTGACGCAGTTGAAAGCATTGTGGACGAGGAGCTTGGGGAAGAAAAGTATGCTGGTGATGAAGCGGTCTGTCCAGTTTGTTATGGGACAGTAAGCGCTTTTGCAGAAAGATGTGAGCATTGTGGTGCAGAGTTTGCACCTGAAAGCAGATGTGGTTTTTGCGGAGAGATTGTGGAAAGTGATGCAATATTTTGTCCTGCATGTGGGCACTCATTAATTGAAGATGAATCAATCTGTCCCAAATGTGGCGAAATTGTAGGAATTTCTGAGACAAAATGTCCTAGATGTGGTACAGAATTTGCTACTGATTCATTTAGATGCACGAACTGTGGCACTGCAGTCACATTAAAAGATATTGTATGTCCCAACTGTGGAACAATGTTGAAGGAAGGGGTGAAGCTCAAAGCCGAAATAATGGCACAGCCCCAGATTACCCTCCCTGCTGGTGCAACTCCTGTGGCTGTGGCTGCGGCCCCTGTAGCTGTAAGTGCTACGCCAGTACCTACAGAAACCGTCATAAAGATTGAGAGCGTGAAGATTGGCTCGCCCCTTGAAAGGGAAGAGCCCATGGATGTTATTTCTGCTGGAACCCCTGCGGCTACCGCGGCAGTCTCTCAGGCAGCACAATCCGCACCTGCGCAGGCAGCCCAGCCCGTGGATAGAGCGCTACTTGCGGCGTTCAAGCAAGAAATGAAGATTCAGAGAGAACTTTATCCATTTACCGCTATTGTTGGTCAGGAGGACATGAAGCTCGCACTGATTCTCAATGCAATTGACCCAGAGATAGGTGGTGTTCTGATTCAGGGGCAGAAAGGTACAGGCAAGTCAATTTCGGTGCGAGGACTTGCAGAACTCCTCCCAGAAATAGAAGTTATTTCTGGTTGTCTATATTCATGTGACCCAAAGGACAAGGAGAAGTGGTGTTGGGAATGCAAGGAGAAATATGGTAAAGGCGATGTTGAAATTCCAGTCTCAAAAAGGCCTATAAAGGTGGTAGAGCTCCCATTGAATGCAACAGAAGACAGAGTAGTAGGAACCATTGACATCGAGAAAATTCTCACTCAGGGTTTGAAGGCATTTGAGCCAGGCATTCTTGCAGAGGCGAACAGAGGAATTTTATATATTGATGAGATTAATTTGCTTGATGATTACATCGTTGATGTTTTGCTGGATGCTGCAGCGATGGGAGTGGTAACTGTGGAAAGAGAGGCAGTAAGTGTCTCCTACCCAGGCAAGTTTATAATAGTGGGTAGCATGAACCCTGAGGAAGGTGCGCTGAGACCACAACTTTTGGATAGAATCGCACTGCAGGTGAAAGTAAAGGGTGTTGAGGACATTTTCGGAAGAATGGAAATTGTGAAGCGAAGAGAGGAGTTTAACGCAAATCCAGCCGCATTCAGAGAGAAATACAAGAGCCAGCAAGAAGAATTAAGAAAGAAAATTGAAAGGGCAAGAGAGATTTTGAAAGATGTTTCAATAACAATTGAACAACTGGAACTGATTGCAAAAATTTCACTCAGTTTCGGTGTTGATGGGCACAGAGCCGACATAATCATTGAACGCACAGCAAAGGCACTAGCGGCCTGGAACGGGCGACTGAAAGTTGAACTTGAAGATATTCTCAAAGCCGCAGAATTTGCACTTCCACACAGAATGAGGAAGCGTCCGTTTGAGGAAGAAGAATTCAGTGTCGAGAAGCTGCGCAGAGTTGTGGAAGAGTTGAGGTGA
- a CDS encoding 30S ribosomal protein S3ae encodes MPKEETQTQAKKSVPKKVKDKWKAKQEYRILAPEMFGGIEIGRSVADEPAKMIGRTQEVSAQDLTGNIAKSHIKLFFKVNEVKGFDAHTEFVGHDMTSDYIRRLTRRRRTKIEGSYRLTTKDNVLIAIKPVSIAEKHLQSRQEATIRHKIEETLKKVVSEKTLSEVVKDIVSGELSNILAKSCKTVYPLKKIEIRKSVVLKKSALPPAEPEKKEPIEEEIVEEKKE; translated from the coding sequence ATGCCTAAAGAAGAAACGCAGACGCAGGCAAAGAAATCAGTTCCTAAAAAGGTAAAGGATAAATGGAAAGCGAAGCAAGAATACAGAATCCTTGCACCAGAAATGTTCGGAGGAATCGAAATTGGTAGAAGTGTCGCGGATGAGCCGGCCAAAATGATAGGCAGAACACAGGAGGTCTCTGCTCAAGACCTGACTGGAAACATTGCGAAATCGCATATCAAGCTGTTTTTCAAAGTTAATGAAGTAAAGGGGTTTGATGCCCATACTGAGTTTGTGGGCCATGACATGACTTCTGACTACATCAGAAGACTCACGAGACGAAGAAGAACCAAAATTGAGGGTTCCTATCGTCTAACTACCAAAGATAATGTGTTGATAGCAATCAAACCAGTAAGTATTGCAGAGAAGCATCTGCAGTCAAGACAGGAGGCAACCATAAGACATAAAATTGAAGAAACGCTGAAGAAGGTTGTGAGCGAGAAAACGCTGAGTGAAGTTGTGAAAGATATAGTTTCCGGTGAATTGAGCAATATTTTGGCTAAATCCTGCAAAACAGTTTACCCACTCAAGAAAATTGAGATAAGGAAAAGCGTTGTGTTAAAGAAATCTGCTCTTCCTCCAGCCGAGCCAGAAAAGAAGGAACCGATAGAGGAAGAGATAGTTGAAGAGAAGAAAGAGTAA
- the rpsB gene encoding 30S ribosomal protein S2 has product MAEEVKKKNLLIDEEMYLTSGVHIGTQAKSANMKRFIYKVRTDGLYVMDVQHTDERIRIAAKFLANYEPDKILAVAARQYGQKPVKLFADTIGAKCFPGRYIPGTMTNYNIPTFFEPDVVLLTDPAVDVQALKEAVSIGVPVVALCDANNETRYVDIVIPTNNKGRRALALIYWLLTRETLKAMNKITSDAEYKLTIEDFEAPL; this is encoded by the coding sequence ATGGCTGAAGAAGTGAAGAAGAAGAATTTGCTGATTGATGAGGAAATGTATCTGACATCCGGTGTTCACATTGGGACACAGGCAAAAAGTGCAAATATGAAGCGGTTTATCTACAAAGTGAGAACTGATGGGCTATATGTGATGGATGTGCAGCACACTGACGAGAGAATTCGCATAGCCGCTAAATTTCTGGCAAATTACGAGCCAGACAAAATTCTGGCAGTTGCTGCAAGACAGTATGGACAGAAGCCAGTTAAGTTGTTTGCCGATACCATCGGAGCAAAATGCTTCCCAGGACGTTACATTCCAGGCACAATGACAAACTACAACATTCCTACATTCTTTGAGCCTGATGTTGTGCTTCTGACAGACCCTGCTGTTGATGTCCAGGCACTGAAGGAGGCCGTGAGCATTGGCGTGCCTGTGGTGGCTCTATGCGATGCAAACAATGAAACCCGCTATGTTGACATTGTAATTCCAACAAACAACAAGGGTAGAAGGGCACTTGCACTCATTTACTGGCTGCTCACTAGGGAAACCCTCAAGGCAATGAACAAAATTACCTCTGATGCAGAGTACAAATTAACCATTGAGGACTTTGAGGCACCTCTGTAG
- the pyrI gene encoding aspartate carbamoyltransferase regulatory subunit: MRELKITPIVKGTVIDHIPAGMGLKVLKVLGLDVQEIKYTVSLGIHVRSNKLGWKDILKIEERELKKSEVDKIALIAPGATISIIEKGEVKEKIKASLPKRAKGIIKCPNPNCISNTGEPVEHDFVLVSEKPVKYRCKYCERILDDVLKNII; this comes from the coding sequence ATGCGTGAGCTGAAGATTACACCGATTGTAAAAGGTACGGTTATAGACCACATCCCAGCGGGTATGGGACTGAAGGTGCTGAAAGTACTTGGTCTGGATGTCCAAGAAATAAAGTACACTGTAAGCTTGGGAATTCATGTTCGCTCCAACAAGCTTGGCTGGAAAGATATTTTGAAAATTGAGGAAAGAGAGTTGAAAAAGTCAGAGGTGGATAAGATTGCGTTGATTGCCCCAGGTGCCACAATTAGCATCATTGAAAAAGGAGAAGTGAAAGAGAAGATTAAAGCGAGTTTGCCTAAGAGGGCAAAAGGCATCATTAAATGCCCAAATCCAAATTGCATAAGCAACACAGGTGAGCCAGTGGAACATGATTTCGTCCTTGTTTCTGAAAAGCCAGTAAAGTACAGATGCAAATACTGTGAGAGAATTCTAGATGATGTGCTGAAGAATATTATTTGA